The proteins below come from a single Argentina anserina chromosome 1, drPotAnse1.1, whole genome shotgun sequence genomic window:
- the LOC126785868 gene encoding long chain acyl-CoA synthetase 1-like isoform X1 produces MKIFSAQVEEGRKGQNGKPSIGPVYRNLLSKNNFPPPHPDIRTGWDLISQSTQKYPKNRMLGWRKIVDGKFGSYVWKTYEEVYEELLMVGSALRASGVEPGSRIGIYGSNCPQWIMAMTACCAHSLICVPLYDTLGPGAVNFIIDHAEVDVVFVQDKKVKELLNPDCKSTERLKVMVCFTSFTDEEKDKAAQIGIKPYSWEEFKEMGIRNPSEIVPPQPENIGAIMYTSGTSGAPKGVVITHENMAYGVRGIDLFMEQFEDKMTADDVYLSFLPLAHILDCVIEMYFFRNGASVGYYHGDLNALADDLMELKPTLLAGVPRVFEKIHEGIKKGVQKVNSRRQKIFEILYKYKLAWMNLGFKNKNASPLADLLAFRKIKNGLGGRIRLIISGGAPLSSEIEEFLRVTCCCFVVQGYGLTETVGPTTLGFPDEMCMIGAVGTVSVFNEMRLEEVKEMGYDPLGDPPCGEICVRGKTVFPGYYKCPELTREAIKDGWFHTGDIGQMLPNGTIKIIDRKKNLIKLSQGEYVALEYLENVYGISSVIDDIWVYGNSFKSKLVAVIVPEEESTMKWAYLNGHIGSFSDICLLDKLKSHILEELKSTAERNKLRGFEFIKGIIVEPHPFDMERDLVTATLKKKRNQLLKYYQARLDELYQNLDAGRKY; encoded by the exons ATGAAGATTTTCTCAGCCCAAGTAGAGGAAGGAAGGAAGGGCCAGAATGGCAAGCCTTCCATTGGTCCAGTTTACCGGAACTTACTGTCCAAAAACAATTTTCCTCCACCTCATCCTGATATAAGGACAGGTTGGGATCTCATTAG TCAATCTACTCAGAAGTATCCTAAAAATCGAATGCTTGGATGGCGTAAAATTGTGGATGGAAAG TTTGGATCCTACGTTTGGAAAACATACGAGGAGGTCTATGAAGAACTTCTTATGGTTGGTTCTGCATTACGAGCATCTGGTGTGGAACCG GGTTCCCGGATCGGTATCTATGGTTCAAATTGTCCCCAGTGGATTATGGCAATGACG GCTTGTTGTGCTCATAGTTTGATCTGTGTGCCTCTCTATGATACCCTAG GGCCAGGAGCTGTGAATTTTATCATAGATCATGCAGAGGTTGATGTTGTTTTTGTCCAAGATAAGAAAGTGAAAGAA CTACTGAATCCTGATTGTAAATCTACTGAGCGATTAAAAG TTATGGTTTGCTTCACTTCATTCACAGATGAAGAGAAGGATAAGGCAGCACAGATTGGGATAAAACCGTACTCATGGGAGGAGTTCAAAGAGATG GGAATCAGAAACCCATCAGAGATCGTTCCACCTCAGCCTGAGAATATCGGTGCAATTATGTACACAAGTGGTACCAGTGGAGCTCCTAAAGGTGTTGTGATAACACATGAAAACATGGCATATGGTGTCAGAGGCATTGACCTCTTTATGGAGCAATTTGAAGACAAG ATGACAGCGGATGATGTGTATCTGTCTTTCCTTCCTCTTGCTCATATCCTGGACTGCGTAATTGAGATGTATTTTTTCCGTAATGGTGCTTCTGTTGGCTACTATCATGGG GACCTTAATGCATTAGCAGATGATTTAATGGAGTTGAAGCCAACACTTCTTGCTGGGGTACCTCGAGTCTTTGAAAAAATACACGAAg GTATAAAGAAAGGAGTGCAAAAGGTAAATTCAAGGAGGCAGAAGATTTTTGAGATTCTCTACAAATA CAAACTTGCTTGGATGAACTTGGggtttaaaaacaaaaacgccTCACCACTCGCTGATCTGCTAGCCTTCAGAAAG aTAAAAAATGGGCTGGGTGGTAGAATTCGTCTTATAATATCAGGAGGTGCTCCCTTGAGCTCTGAGATTGAAGAATTCTTGCGAGTTACTTGCTGTTGTTTCGTAGTCCAAGGCTATG GGTTGACAGAAACAGTTGGCCCAACCACTCTTGGGTTTCCTGATGAAATGTGCATGATTGGTGCTGTTGGTACTGTATCAGTTTTCAATGAGATGCGCCTCGAAGAGGTTAAAGAAATGGGTTACGATCCACTTGGGGATCCTCCTTGTGGTGAGATATGTGTGAGAGGAAAGACTGTTTTTCCTGGCTACTACAAATGTCCTGAACTAACAAGAGAAGCAATTAAAGATGGATGGTTCCATACAG GGGACATAGGGCAAATGCTTCCAAATGGAACCATAAAGATCATTGATAGGAAAAAGAATCTGATTAAACTCTCGCAAGGAGAGTATGTTGCACTAGAGTACTTGGAAAATGTATATGGCATTTCTTCTGTTATTGACGATATCTGGGTCTACGGGAACAGCTTCAAGTCGAAGCTTGTTGCAGTCATTGTACCAGAAGAAGAAAGCACCATGAAGTGGGCTTATTTAAATGGTCACATTGGTTCATTTTCTGATATTTGTTTGCTTGATAAGCTCAAGAGCCATATCCTGGAAGAACTCAAGTCAACAGCTGAGAGAAACAAG CTGAGAGGTTTCGAGTTCATTAAAGGAATCATTGTTGAGCCTCATCCCTTCGACATGGAAAGAGACCTGGTCACAGCAAcgttgaaaaagaaaagaaatcagtTGCTCAAGTATTACCAG
- the LOC126785868 gene encoding long chain acyl-CoA synthetase 1-like isoform X2: MLGWREIVDEKIGPYVWKTYKEVYEEVLHVGSALRASGVEPGSRIGIYGSNCPQWIMAMTACCAHSLICVPLYDTLGPGAVNFIIDHAEVDVVFVQDKKVKELLNPDCKSTERLKVMVCFTSFTDEEKDKAAQIGIKPYSWEEFKEMGIRNPSEIVPPQPENIGAIMYTSGTSGAPKGVVITHENMAYGVRGIDLFMEQFEDKMTADDVYLSFLPLAHILDCVIEMYFFRNGASVGYYHGDLNALADDLMELKPTLLAGVPRVFEKIHEGIKKGVQKVNSRRQKIFEILYKYKLAWMNLGFKNKNASPLADLLAFRKIKNGLGGRIRLIISGGAPLSSEIEEFLRVTCCCFVVQGYGLTETVGPTTLGFPDEMCMIGAVGTVSVFNEMRLEEVKEMGYDPLGDPPCGEICVRGKTVFPGYYKCPELTREAIKDGWFHTGDIGQMLPNGTIKIIDRKKNLIKLSQGEYVALEYLENVYGISSVIDDIWVYGNSFKSKLVAVIVPEEESTMKWAYLNGHIGSFSDICLLDKLKSHILEELKSTAERNKLRGFEFIKGIIVEPHPFDMERDLVTATLKKKRNQLLKYYQARLDELYQNLDAGRKY; this comes from the exons GGTTCCCGGATCGGTATCTATGGTTCAAATTGTCCCCAGTGGATTATGGCAATGACG GCTTGTTGTGCTCATAGTTTGATCTGTGTGCCTCTCTATGATACCCTAG GGCCAGGAGCTGTGAATTTTATCATAGATCATGCAGAGGTTGATGTTGTTTTTGTCCAAGATAAGAAAGTGAAAGAA CTACTGAATCCTGATTGTAAATCTACTGAGCGATTAAAAG TTATGGTTTGCTTCACTTCATTCACAGATGAAGAGAAGGATAAGGCAGCACAGATTGGGATAAAACCGTACTCATGGGAGGAGTTCAAAGAGATG GGAATCAGAAACCCATCAGAGATCGTTCCACCTCAGCCTGAGAATATCGGTGCAATTATGTACACAAGTGGTACCAGTGGAGCTCCTAAAGGTGTTGTGATAACACATGAAAACATGGCATATGGTGTCAGAGGCATTGACCTCTTTATGGAGCAATTTGAAGACAAG ATGACAGCGGATGATGTGTATCTGTCTTTCCTTCCTCTTGCTCATATCCTGGACTGCGTAATTGAGATGTATTTTTTCCGTAATGGTGCTTCTGTTGGCTACTATCATGGG GACCTTAATGCATTAGCAGATGATTTAATGGAGTTGAAGCCAACACTTCTTGCTGGGGTACCTCGAGTCTTTGAAAAAATACACGAAg GTATAAAGAAAGGAGTGCAAAAGGTAAATTCAAGGAGGCAGAAGATTTTTGAGATTCTCTACAAATA CAAACTTGCTTGGATGAACTTGGggtttaaaaacaaaaacgccTCACCACTCGCTGATCTGCTAGCCTTCAGAAAG aTAAAAAATGGGCTGGGTGGTAGAATTCGTCTTATAATATCAGGAGGTGCTCCCTTGAGCTCTGAGATTGAAGAATTCTTGCGAGTTACTTGCTGTTGTTTCGTAGTCCAAGGCTATG GGTTGACAGAAACAGTTGGCCCAACCACTCTTGGGTTTCCTGATGAAATGTGCATGATTGGTGCTGTTGGTACTGTATCAGTTTTCAATGAGATGCGCCTCGAAGAGGTTAAAGAAATGGGTTACGATCCACTTGGGGATCCTCCTTGTGGTGAGATATGTGTGAGAGGAAAGACTGTTTTTCCTGGCTACTACAAATGTCCTGAACTAACAAGAGAAGCAATTAAAGATGGATGGTTCCATACAG GGGACATAGGGCAAATGCTTCCAAATGGAACCATAAAGATCATTGATAGGAAAAAGAATCTGATTAAACTCTCGCAAGGAGAGTATGTTGCACTAGAGTACTTGGAAAATGTATATGGCATTTCTTCTGTTATTGACGATATCTGGGTCTACGGGAACAGCTTCAAGTCGAAGCTTGTTGCAGTCATTGTACCAGAAGAAGAAAGCACCATGAAGTGGGCTTATTTAAATGGTCACATTGGTTCATTTTCTGATATTTGTTTGCTTGATAAGCTCAAGAGCCATATCCTGGAAGAACTCAAGTCAACAGCTGAGAGAAACAAG CTGAGAGGTTTCGAGTTCATTAAAGGAATCATTGTTGAGCCTCATCCCTTCGACATGGAAAGAGACCTGGTCACAGCAAcgttgaaaaagaaaagaaatcagtTGCTCAAGTATTACCAG